Proteins from one Thermococcus celericrescens genomic window:
- a CDS encoding LEA type 2 family protein — translation MKLRYIIVGLALVFIVWAGYVVYAASTLSPSINAQWGYVDEETTEIWIDAKLNRPLLIPASIENVTIEFTGIPIARVERFDYSATGSDVSMVMAIDNHNLVRSLARYLDEGQRGTVLITLHGKLLKVIPVDADIQQEISENVLAYLNFTAESKELAGGLVKSPALVETTFDWAGERDGKAVITAHMKFYNPNRFPIPVSNVSFDAYASGIRIGYGKTIKGAIIPANGYATIDVETYIEEDSLPKVWEIHIKSGEVSKVRADIFFDLNVMDQHYSVKLASYEETIQTDIMGELNRMLGDMLG, via the coding sequence ATGAAACTCAGATACATAATCGTCGGGCTGGCACTGGTCTTCATCGTATGGGCCGGGTACGTTGTCTACGCCGCCTCGACGCTGAGCCCGTCGATCAACGCCCAGTGGGGCTACGTGGACGAGGAAACAACCGAGATATGGATAGACGCAAAGCTCAACAGGCCCCTCCTCATCCCCGCCTCGATAGAGAACGTGACTATAGAGTTCACCGGGATACCCATCGCACGGGTCGAGAGGTTCGACTACAGCGCAACCGGCAGCGACGTGAGTATGGTTATGGCAATCGATAACCACAACCTCGTTCGCTCCCTCGCCAGGTACCTCGATGAGGGACAGCGGGGCACGGTTCTCATAACCCTCCACGGGAAGCTCCTGAAGGTGATACCCGTCGATGCGGACATTCAGCAGGAGATAAGTGAGAACGTGCTGGCGTACCTCAACTTCACCGCGGAGAGCAAGGAGCTCGCCGGAGGGCTAGTCAAGAGCCCTGCGCTGGTTGAGACGACCTTTGACTGGGCCGGTGAGAGGGACGGAAAGGCCGTTATCACAGCCCACATGAAGTTCTACAATCCCAACCGGTTCCCAATTCCGGTGAGCAACGTGAGCTTCGACGCCTACGCCAGCGGTATCAGAATCGGCTACGGGAAGACCATCAAAGGGGCAATCATACCAGCCAACGGCTACGCAACCATCGACGTCGAAACCTACATCGAAGAGGACTCCCTGCCGAAGGTCTGGGAGATACACATCAAGAGCGGTGAGGTCAGCAAGGTCAGGGCGGATATATTCTTCGACCTGAACGTTATGGACCAGCACTACAGCGTGAAACTCGCCAGCTACGAAGAAACCATCCAAACAGACATAATGGGCGAGCTCAACAGGATGCTCGGGGATATGCTCGGATGA
- a CDS encoding DUF3201 domain-containing protein: MNVREIHEFLNEMWESIFTLNEELKLELPREGFRVEDVEEAFGAYLFLDGEWRLMKYPHPAFEIKPQIEVGATPESYYFVVAVPKERISENFVGLFVEIFPRSFIYGAQDFLSDVYNWRRDGRVSPTEILEKIEGSSENLFQFEANFGSAGALKQGILRLIDLGKRFEIFDL, encoded by the coding sequence ATGAACGTGAGAGAGATTCACGAGTTCCTCAACGAGATGTGGGAGAGCATATTCACCCTCAACGAGGAGCTTAAGCTCGAGCTCCCGAGGGAGGGCTTCAGGGTAGAGGACGTTGAGGAGGCCTTCGGTGCATACCTCTTCCTGGACGGCGAGTGGAGGCTCATGAAGTACCCGCACCCGGCCTTCGAGATAAAGCCCCAGATTGAGGTTGGCGCGACGCCGGAGAGCTACTACTTCGTCGTCGCGGTTCCAAAGGAAAGGATAAGCGAGAACTTCGTGGGCCTGTTCGTTGAGATATTCCCAAGGAGCTTCATATACGGCGCCCAGGATTTCCTCAGCGACGTATACAACTGGAGGCGCGACGGAAGGGTCTCCCCAACCGAGATACTTGAAAAAATCGAAGGGAGCAGTGAAAACCTCTTCCAGTTCGAGGCGAACTTCGGGAGCGCCGGGGCACTGAAGCAGGGGATTCTGAGGCTGATAGACCTCGGGAAGCGCTTTGAAATCTTCGACCTCTGA
- a CDS encoding RsmB/NOP family class I SAM-dependent RNA methyltransferase encodes MKPEEAFPEELREYYRGLFGEEAEDIMASLRTPVEKYYIRVNTLKTSRQRLMSILRKEGLKPKRSPYLKEGIYFEREGPNFPDDYEPGLPVVRANKFASESVYQGAMLYAPGVLQADKKIKPGDEVEIRDPRGLLVGIGIARMSAKEMIVSTRGLAVEVTLPKFKLPSLSELESFREGLFYAQSLPSMVVAHVLEPSEEELIVDMAAAPGGKTSHIAQLMQNRGEIIAMDKSRNRLKKMDEELKRLGVKNVKLIHMDSRKLPELGIEADKILLDAPCTALGIRPKLWESRTPKDIEATARYQRHFINAAIKSLRKGGVLVYSTCTLSYEENEANVKYILDKGLKLEEQSIFIGSSGMGIDEVQRFYPNRHLTQGFFIARFRKV; translated from the coding sequence ATGAAACCGGAGGAAGCATTTCCTGAGGAGCTCAGGGAGTACTACCGCGGCCTTTTTGGGGAGGAAGCGGAGGATATAATGGCATCCCTCAGAACGCCGGTGGAGAAGTACTACATCCGAGTGAACACCCTGAAGACGAGCAGGCAGAGGCTCATGTCAATCCTCAGGAAGGAGGGCCTCAAGCCAAAGCGAAGTCCCTACCTCAAGGAGGGGATATACTTCGAGCGCGAAGGCCCAAACTTCCCGGACGACTACGAGCCCGGTCTCCCTGTCGTCCGCGCCAACAAGTTCGCAAGCGAGAGCGTCTATCAGGGGGCGATGCTCTACGCACCAGGGGTTCTGCAGGCGGACAAAAAAATCAAGCCCGGTGACGAGGTCGAGATACGCGACCCGAGGGGGCTTCTCGTCGGAATAGGCATTGCCAGAATGAGCGCCAAGGAGATGATAGTCTCGACAAGGGGGCTGGCAGTTGAGGTTACCCTGCCGAAGTTTAAGCTGCCGAGTTTGAGTGAGCTGGAGAGCTTCAGGGAGGGCCTCTTCTACGCCCAGAGCCTGCCCTCGATGGTTGTGGCTCACGTTCTTGAGCCGAGCGAGGAGGAGCTGATAGTGGACATGGCGGCCGCTCCAGGGGGCAAAACGTCCCACATAGCCCAGCTCATGCAGAACAGGGGCGAGATAATAGCGATGGACAAGTCCAGGAACAGGCTGAAAAAGATGGACGAGGAACTGAAGAGGCTCGGCGTAAAGAACGTTAAGCTGATCCACATGGACTCACGGAAGCTCCCGGAGCTGGGAATCGAGGCGGACAAGATACTGCTCGACGCACCGTGCACCGCCTTAGGAATAAGACCGAAGCTGTGGGAGAGCAGGACGCCAAAGGACATTGAGGCCACCGCACGCTACCAGAGGCACTTCATCAACGCCGCCATAAAATCCCTCAGGAAGGGCGGCGTTCTCGTTTACTCGACCTGCACGCTGAGCTACGAGGAAAACGAGGCCAACGTGAAGTACATTCTCGACAAAGGTTTAAAGCTCGAAGAGCAGAGCATCTTTATAGGTTCGAGTGGTATGGGCATAGATGAGGTTCAGAGGTTCTATCCGAACAGGCATCTGACCCAGGGCTTCTTCATAGCCAGGTTCAGGAAGGTGTAG
- a CDS encoding lysylphosphatidylglycerol synthase transmembrane domain-containing protein, giving the protein MDWKKYSLLGLGLLIIILLVWWAGLKDVIEILKGARLEYFALAILAYVAAVIMWALRWRVLLKSLGIDAPFRTIVAGLFVGVFINNVTPGARGGGEPVRMYYISKHTKQPYGHVFATIMMDRIMDVIPVVVMLLLATIYVYNLGSFSLTLTLLLLDVFFAIITLATVGILLSERKTKRILYWFYRLFGKITPKKAAKYEEKFVHAVEVSVPQFQENFKLLMRHKVAFTLSLIYSFAFWFLVLLRSYFIFISINSPIKLLDVMVVQMIGIVVGMFMIIPGGAGIIEAINSAVYVLLGINKEIAVTATLLERLISYWAPTAIGGGIMTHFGIKVSQDKKKLEAEDDNDINDEPQQRV; this is encoded by the coding sequence ATGGACTGGAAGAAGTACTCCCTCCTGGGCCTCGGTCTGCTCATAATAATCCTCCTGGTCTGGTGGGCCGGCCTAAAGGACGTTATCGAGATACTGAAGGGCGCGAGGCTGGAGTACTTCGCCCTGGCCATTCTGGCCTACGTCGCGGCCGTCATCATGTGGGCGCTGCGTTGGCGCGTCCTGCTAAAGAGCCTCGGCATAGACGCCCCGTTCAGAACCATAGTGGCTGGTCTCTTCGTCGGGGTCTTCATAAACAACGTAACCCCCGGCGCCAGGGGCGGCGGCGAGCCCGTCAGGATGTACTACATCTCCAAGCACACGAAGCAGCCCTACGGCCACGTCTTTGCGACCATAATGATGGACAGGATAATGGACGTCATTCCGGTCGTCGTCATGCTCCTCCTGGCGACAATCTACGTCTACAACCTCGGTTCGTTCTCGCTCACGCTGACGCTGCTCCTCCTCGACGTATTCTTCGCCATAATAACCCTCGCCACCGTTGGAATACTCCTGAGCGAGAGGAAGACGAAGAGAATCCTTTACTGGTTCTACCGCCTCTTCGGGAAAATAACGCCCAAGAAGGCAGCCAAGTACGAGGAGAAGTTCGTCCACGCGGTTGAGGTGAGCGTTCCCCAGTTCCAGGAGAACTTCAAACTCCTGATGAGGCACAAGGTGGCCTTCACGCTGTCGCTGATTTACTCATTCGCCTTCTGGTTCCTCGTCCTGCTCCGCTCCTACTTCATCTTCATCAGCATAAACAGCCCGATAAAGCTCCTCGACGTCATGGTCGTCCAGATGATAGGCATAGTGGTAGGAATGTTCATGATAATCCCCGGCGGAGCGGGAATAATAGAGGCCATAAACTCGGCCGTTTACGTTCTTCTGGGCATAAACAAGGAGATAGCGGTGACCGCAACGTTGCTGGAGAGGCTGATATCCTACTGGGCGCCGACGGCGATAGGAGGCGGTATAATGACCCACTTCGGCATCAAGGTGAGCCAAGACAAGAAGAAGCTGGAAGCGGAGGACGACAATGATATAAACGATGAACCCCAACAACGAGTTTGA
- a CDS encoding lysylphosphatidylglycerol synthase transmembrane domain-containing protein, producing MDWKKGVFFIGALIVIGALINWAGAQGIAEILRDSDVKYFLLAILVYVLTLVAWALRWKVLLKGLGIKVSFRAVFSAIFVGMFFNNISPGAKGLGEFIRVYYLAKRVKSPYGPMTASVMMDRILDLVPIAVMMIVATLHVYWLGETGLTIPIIILDVVLMAFSALVIWLLMSETRAPGAVWWIYRLYYRISTGRAEKRKDSFRNIAEVTIPRLQSDFRILSQDKIATAVALFHSFVYWGLTILRYYLVFLAIRYPIAPMDITVVLIVSMVVGMFAIVPGGAGIIEAVNSAVFIALGINPEYAVTGVLLERLVSYWGPTVVGSFVTAGYEAEVPEEELLLPAPDEETLKKKMGEEKRGERDGS from the coding sequence ATGGACTGGAAAAAAGGTGTTTTTTTCATTGGGGCCCTTATAGTCATAGGCGCCCTCATTAACTGGGCCGGAGCCCAGGGAATAGCCGAAATCCTCCGGGATTCGGACGTTAAGTACTTCCTCCTCGCCATCCTCGTTTACGTTCTCACCCTGGTCGCCTGGGCGCTCCGCTGGAAGGTTCTTCTCAAGGGGCTCGGGATAAAGGTCTCGTTCAGGGCAGTTTTCTCAGCCATATTCGTCGGAATGTTCTTCAACAACATCAGCCCCGGTGCCAAGGGGCTGGGGGAGTTCATAAGGGTTTACTACCTCGCCAAGAGGGTGAAGAGCCCCTACGGGCCGATGACCGCGAGCGTTATGATGGACAGGATTCTGGACCTGGTCCCCATCGCGGTGATGATGATTGTGGCGACCCTCCACGTCTACTGGCTCGGCGAGACCGGTCTTACAATCCCCATAATAATTCTCGATGTGGTTCTCATGGCTTTCTCCGCCCTCGTGATATGGCTCCTCATGAGCGAGACCAGGGCCCCCGGGGCCGTCTGGTGGATTTACCGGCTCTACTACAGGATATCCACGGGAAGGGCCGAGAAACGCAAGGATTCCTTCCGGAACATTGCGGAGGTGACAATTCCCAGGCTCCAGTCAGACTTCAGGATTCTCTCACAGGACAAGATAGCAACCGCCGTGGCGCTCTTCCACTCCTTCGTATACTGGGGGCTGACGATACTCCGCTACTACCTCGTCTTTCTTGCAATACGTTATCCGATAGCCCCGATGGACATAACCGTCGTTCTGATAGTGTCCATGGTCGTCGGGATGTTCGCAATAGTACCGGGAGGGGCCGGAATAATAGAGGCCGTCAACTCCGCGGTGTTCATCGCCCTGGGAATAAACCCTGAGTACGCGGTCACGGGGGTTCTCCTGGAGAGGCTGGTATCCTACTGGGGGCCGACGGTTGTAGGCTCCTTCGTGACCGCTGGCTACGAGGCCGAGGTTCCCGAGGAGGAGCTTCTGCTCCCCGCCCCGGATGAGGAAACACTGAAGAAGAAAATGGGAGAGGAAAAGAGAGGGGAAAGGGATGGGTCATGA
- a CDS encoding NAD(+) kinase, translated as MKFGIVARRDKKAALKLAYRVYDFLKVSGYDVCVDSDTHRHLPEFEEADVCPLEDFDVDFIIVIGGDGTILRVEHRTKREIPILGINMGTLGFLTEVEPHEAFFALSKLIEGDYHIDERIKLRTYLNGENTVPDALNEVAILTGIPGKIIHLRYYIEGGLADEIRADGLIVSTPTGSTGYSMSAGGPFVDPRLDVVVIAPLAPIALSSRPMIIPSYSTIDVRNLALEREIILAIDGQFYTYLKPETEITIKLSPRRTKFVRFTDEVYPKYTARLKNRF; from the coding sequence ATGAAGTTCGGGATAGTGGCCAGAAGGGACAAGAAGGCGGCACTCAAGCTCGCCTACCGCGTCTACGACTTCCTCAAGGTCAGCGGGTACGACGTCTGCGTGGACAGCGACACCCACAGACACCTGCCGGAATTCGAGGAGGCGGACGTCTGCCCGCTTGAGGACTTCGACGTGGACTTCATCATCGTTATCGGCGGCGACGGGACCATACTGCGGGTCGAACACAGGACAAAGAGGGAGATACCGATCCTCGGAATAAACATGGGTACGCTGGGATTCCTCACGGAGGTCGAGCCCCACGAGGCCTTTTTCGCCCTCAGCAAGCTCATAGAGGGGGACTACCATATAGACGAACGCATAAAGCTAAGAACCTACCTCAACGGGGAGAACACTGTTCCAGATGCCCTCAACGAGGTGGCGATTCTGACGGGAATCCCGGGAAAGATAATCCACCTCAGGTACTACATCGAGGGCGGGCTGGCGGACGAAATCCGGGCCGACGGCCTGATAGTCTCGACGCCGACGGGCTCGACAGGCTACTCAATGAGCGCTGGCGGTCCCTTCGTTGACCCCCGCCTGGACGTGGTCGTTATAGCCCCCCTCGCCCCCATAGCGCTGAGCTCCAGGCCGATGATAATCCCATCCTACAGCACGATAGACGTGAGGAACCTCGCCCTCGAGAGGGAGATAATACTCGCCATAGACGGCCAGTTCTACACCTACCTGAAACCCGAGACAGAGATAACGATAAAGCTCTCACCCAGGAGGACAAAGTTCGTGCGCTTCACGGACGAGGTCTATCCAAAGTACACCGCAAGGCTGAAAAACAGGTTTTAA
- a CDS encoding DUF835 domain-containing protein: protein MGLIVPWYTLGMDLVLLLAIGYVVIFLYRRMGKYDSELNILIKYSFLFLLLAEVGRLLDVIDDFCCGDTFYAIEWALYFVSILGVIYSVVHYITLVERRYMPSIAVEVGSKPKVRVRSSPGKSPLSMSAYVIFSKYRLADIIELLKSADFPIFAVTRAPDLYEGFNRGHVEAVWITQVSGGIPPTALHLLQDSILQFVQRNPGSVVVIDSVEYLLLYNDFRTVFKFLVNVKDYLMAFNATLMVFVDDAVISPREKSFLLKEFEPL from the coding sequence ATGGGGTTGATAGTTCCGTGGTACACGTTGGGTATGGACCTCGTCCTTCTGCTCGCGATTGGTTACGTTGTGATCTTTCTGTATCGCCGTATGGGTAAGTATGACTCGGAGCTTAATATTCTGATAAAATATTCCTTCCTGTTTCTTTTGCTTGCTGAGGTCGGGAGGCTCCTTGACGTTATCGATGATTTCTGCTGTGGGGATACTTTTTATGCCATTGAATGGGCCCTCTATTTCGTTTCCATACTCGGTGTTATCTACTCGGTGGTGCATTACATTACACTGGTTGAGAGAAGGTACATGCCGTCCATTGCCGTGGAGGTTGGCTCAAAGCCGAAAGTTCGGGTTCGCAGTTCCCCGGGTAAGTCCCCACTATCGATGAGTGCTTACGTTATCTTCTCCAAATATAGGCTTGCGGATATCATAGAGCTTCTCAAAAGTGCCGATTTTCCGATTTTTGCTGTTACCCGCGCCCCTGACCTGTACGAAGGTTTCAACAGGGGCCACGTTGAGGCGGTCTGGATAACTCAGGTTTCCGGGGGTATCCCCCCCACAGCCCTCCACCTCCTTCAGGACAGCATACTCCAGTTCGTTCAGCGGAATCCCGGATCCGTCGTCGTTATAGACTCTGTGGAATATCTCCTGCTCTACAACGACTTCAGGACGGTCTTCAAGTTTCTGGTGAACGTCAAGGACTACCTGATGGCGTTCAACGCTACGCTCATGGTGTTCGTGGACGACGCGGTTATCTCCCCCCGCGAAAAATCGTTTTTACTCAAAGAATTCGAACCCCTGTGA
- a CDS encoding bifunctional N(6)-L-threonylcarbamoyladenine synthase/serine/threonine protein kinase produces the protein MIALGIEGTAHTLGIGIVTEREVLANVFHTLTTEKGGIHPKEAAEHHSKLLKPLLRNALGEAGIDMEDVDVIAFSQGPGLGPCLRVVATAARALAIKYRKPIVGVNHCIAHVEITKMFGVRDPVGLYVSGGNTQVLALEGGRYRVFGETLDIGIGNAIDTFARELGIGFPGGPKIEKLALVGERYIELPYAVKGMDLSFSGILTEAVRKYRTGKYRVEDLAYSFQETAFSALVEVTERAVAHTGKDEVVLVGGVAANNRLREMLKAMTEDRGIDFFVPPYDLCRDNGAMIAYTGLRMYRGGVRFSLEDTVVHQKFRTDEVEVVWG, from the coding sequence ATGATCGCGCTCGGTATAGAAGGTACCGCCCACACTCTCGGCATAGGCATCGTTACCGAGAGAGAGGTTCTGGCCAACGTATTCCACACTCTCACGACGGAGAAGGGGGGAATACACCCCAAGGAGGCGGCTGAACATCACTCGAAGCTTCTAAAGCCCCTTCTCAGAAATGCCCTTGGCGAGGCTGGAATAGACATGGAGGACGTTGACGTTATAGCGTTCTCCCAGGGGCCGGGGCTGGGACCGTGTCTCCGCGTCGTTGCCACGGCGGCGAGGGCGCTGGCGATAAAATACCGGAAGCCCATAGTCGGCGTCAACCACTGCATCGCCCACGTGGAGATAACCAAGATGTTCGGCGTTAGGGACCCCGTCGGCCTCTACGTCAGCGGCGGGAACACGCAGGTTCTTGCCCTTGAAGGCGGCCGCTACCGCGTCTTCGGCGAGACCCTTGACATAGGCATAGGCAACGCGATAGACACCTTCGCGAGGGAGCTGGGAATAGGCTTCCCGGGTGGGCCGAAGATTGAAAAACTCGCCCTCGTGGGAGAGAGGTACATAGAGCTCCCCTACGCGGTTAAGGGGATGGATTTGAGCTTCTCGGGGATACTCACGGAGGCCGTTAGGAAGTACAGAACCGGGAAGTACCGCGTGGAGGACCTAGCGTACTCCTTCCAGGAGACTGCCTTTTCGGCGCTCGTCGAGGTGACTGAGAGGGCCGTGGCTCACACCGGCAAGGATGAGGTCGTTCTAGTCGGCGGCGTCGCCGCCAACAACCGCCTCCGCGAGATGCTGAAAGCGATGACGGAGGACAGGGGTATCGACTTCTTCGTTCCGCCCTACGACCTCTGCAGGGACAACGGGGCGATGATCGCCTACACCGGATTGAGAATGTACCGCGGGGGGGTGCGCTTCTCGCTGGAGGACACCGTGGTGCATCAGAAGTTCCGCACCGATGAGGTGGAGGTAGTATGGGGTTGA
- a CDS encoding acetate--CoA ligase family protein, whose translation MDYFFYPSSVAVFGSFKKGAIAYEILRNIVEGGFEGEIIPVNPKGGTVEVAGRTLQIRERLDETVDTAIIAIPAKFVPELMDEIGPLITGAVVISAGFSEVGNEELERELVEKAKKHGIRLIGPNCAGIFGVHGRFFGSFEVRVRPGGLALISQSGAFGGAALAMGNDEGIGFSAFVSYGNASDLNESDFLEYFADDENTKVIALYIEGVRDGRRFLKALRYATARKPVIILKAGKSAGGARAAASHTGSLAGSYEIYRAAFRQAGAIEVEEMEELFDAAKAFEMYSRAGKRVAVITNSGGPGVLATDKLERLGLEMAKLGDETLDKLRSFLPPQCSTRNPIDLIADADYERYRRTIEVVCKDENVDSLLIICVPPIFLPSEEIARAIIEAECDKPVIVNFMAGELVRDGVELLEGRGVKNFPTPERAAKALAWLARG comes from the coding sequence GTGGATTACTTCTTTTACCCTTCAAGCGTTGCGGTGTTCGGCTCGTTCAAAAAGGGGGCCATAGCCTACGAAATTCTCCGAAACATCGTGGAGGGCGGCTTTGAGGGTGAAATAATCCCAGTCAACCCGAAGGGTGGAACCGTTGAGGTCGCCGGGAGGACCCTCCAAATCCGTGAGAGGCTCGACGAGACCGTTGACACAGCCATAATCGCGATTCCGGCAAAGTTCGTTCCGGAACTCATGGACGAAATCGGCCCCCTGATCACGGGCGCCGTCGTCATAAGCGCCGGCTTCTCCGAAGTTGGGAACGAGGAGCTTGAGCGTGAGTTGGTTGAAAAAGCGAAAAAACATGGCATCAGACTCATCGGACCCAACTGCGCTGGAATATTCGGCGTCCACGGGCGGTTCTTCGGCTCCTTTGAGGTTCGCGTTAGGCCCGGGGGATTAGCGCTGATCAGCCAGAGCGGTGCCTTCGGAGGGGCGGCTTTAGCTATGGGCAACGACGAGGGAATCGGTTTTTCCGCCTTCGTTTCCTATGGAAACGCATCCGACCTGAACGAGAGCGACTTTTTGGAGTACTTCGCGGACGACGAGAACACAAAGGTCATCGCTCTCTACATCGAGGGCGTTAGAGACGGCAGGCGGTTTTTGAAGGCCCTCCGCTACGCGACGGCCAGAAAGCCTGTCATAATCCTCAAGGCCGGCAAGAGCGCGGGTGGGGCCAGAGCTGCGGCTTCCCACACCGGCTCGCTCGCTGGGAGCTACGAGATTTACAGAGCGGCCTTCAGGCAGGCCGGTGCCATCGAGGTCGAGGAGATGGAGGAGCTCTTCGATGCTGCCAAGGCCTTCGAGATGTACTCCAGGGCTGGAAAGCGCGTGGCGGTTATTACCAACTCCGGCGGCCCGGGTGTTCTCGCAACGGATAAGCTCGAAAGGCTGGGCCTTGAGATGGCTAAGCTGGGTGATGAAACCCTCGACAAACTCCGCTCATTCCTTCCGCCCCAGTGCTCCACGAGGAATCCGATAGACCTGATAGCCGACGCCGACTACGAGAGGTATAGGAGAACCATCGAGGTCGTTTGCAAGGATGAGAACGTGGATTCCCTCCTCATCATCTGCGTGCCACCCATCTTCCTGCCCAGCGAGGAGATAGCCAGAGCCATCATCGAGGCCGAATGCGACAAGCCGGTCATCGTTAACTTCATGGCGGGAGAGCTCGTCAGGGACGGGGTTGAGCTGCTGGAGGGACGCGGGGTCAAGAACTTCCCGACCCCGGAGAGGGCCGCCAAAGCCCTCGCCTGGCTAGCGAGGGGATAG
- the coaD gene encoding phosphopantetheine adenylyltransferase — protein MRKKYRKVVVGGTFDRLHLGHKTLLRKAFEVGEYVYIGLTSDEMIRDKPHAEKILPYELRLRDLIKFFEVNGYSGYRIIKIHTAIGFAGEMKGLEAIVVSEETYKGALVVNRAREENGLRPLEIVTIGLVRSSLGSKISSSLIRAGLIDPFGRPVSSGNETPRRKDV, from the coding sequence ATGAGGAAGAAGTACAGAAAAGTCGTCGTCGGCGGAACCTTCGACAGGCTTCACCTGGGGCACAAGACCCTGCTGAGGAAGGCCTTCGAGGTGGGGGAATACGTTTACATAGGCCTGACATCTGACGAGATGATCAGGGACAAGCCCCACGCGGAAAAGATACTCCCATACGAGCTGCGTCTCAGGGATTTAATCAAGTTCTTCGAGGTCAACGGCTACTCCGGCTACCGCATTATCAAAATTCACACGGCGATAGGCTTCGCAGGGGAAATGAAGGGCCTCGAAGCCATAGTCGTGAGTGAGGAGACCTACAAGGGTGCCCTGGTGGTCAACCGGGCGCGTGAGGAAAACGGGCTGAGACCGCTTGAGATAGTAACCATCGGCCTCGTGAGGAGTTCCCTCGGCTCCAAAATCAGCTCCTCCCTCATAAGGGCAGGCCTCATAGACCCGTTTGGGAGGCCGGTTTCCAGTGGAAACGAAACTCCCCGACGGAAAGACGTTTAA
- the tpiA gene encoding triose-phosphate isomerase has protein sequence MSKLKEPIIAINFKTYAQATGEGALRIAKAAEKVWKETGITIVVAPQLADLYRIAQEVEIPVFAQHIDPITPGSHTGHVLPEAVKEAGAVGTLLNHSENRMVLADLEASIRRAEEVGLMTMVCSNNPAVSAAVAALGPDYVAVEPPELIGTGIPVSKAKPEVITDTVELVKKVNPDVKVLTGAGISTGEDVKKALELGSVGVLLASGVTKAKDPEKAIRDLVSLIL, from the coding sequence ATGTCGAAGCTGAAGGAGCCGATTATAGCGATTAACTTCAAGACCTACGCCCAGGCCACGGGCGAGGGCGCCCTGAGGATAGCCAAGGCTGCCGAGAAGGTTTGGAAGGAGACTGGGATAACCATCGTTGTTGCGCCACAGCTGGCCGACCTCTACAGAATAGCCCAGGAGGTCGAGATTCCCGTCTTCGCCCAGCACATTGACCCGATAACGCCGGGCAGCCACACCGGCCACGTTCTGCCCGAGGCCGTGAAGGAGGCCGGAGCGGTGGGAACGCTGCTCAACCACTCCGAGAACAGAATGGTTCTGGCGGATCTGGAGGCCAGTATAAGGCGCGCCGAGGAAGTCGGACTAATGACGATGGTCTGCTCAAACAATCCAGCCGTTAGTGCTGCGGTGGCAGCACTCGGGCCGGACTACGTTGCAGTCGAGCCGCCAGAGCTCATAGGAACGGGTATTCCTGTCAGCAAGGCCAAGCCGGAGGTCATCACCGACACCGTCGAGCTCGTTAAGAAGGTCAATCCGGACGTCAAAGTTCTCACGGGCGCGGGAATAAGCACCGGCGAGGACGTCAAGAAGGCTTTGGAGCTCGGAAGCGTCGGCGTTCTCCTCGCGAGCGGAGTTACAAAAGCCAAAGACCCAGAGAAGGCGATAAGGGATCTGGTGTCGCTGATTCTCTGA
- a CDS encoding eL43 family ribosomal protein, producing MNPGFKLLPSVAYLRVQRQVFIGYSMPLAGWIGEYLINYRKLPRPNFLGRAMGKLGFHLAGEERDDRYITQFFTKGSVSVSASWDVERESLFLQVIPLRSRLSHGLTVRAENIEFYDQYVVSIEPTGKLPPGIRGIGINALILEDFYPLETPYWGMLHEDWEVELNLLVMKDEVYDRLSREEYRCPVCFSPLSEENGVLKCTTCGFTYAPETDFERVVESFGVEEFAF from the coding sequence ATGAACCCAGGGTTCAAATTGCTCCCCAGCGTGGCCTACCTGCGGGTTCAGAGGCAGGTGTTCATAGGCTATTCTATGCCCCTCGCGGGATGGATAGGGGAGTATCTGATCAACTATCGGAAGCTCCCCCGGCCGAACTTCCTTGGAAGGGCGATGGGCAAGCTGGGTTTTCACCTTGCCGGCGAAGAGAGGGACGACCGCTACATCACCCAGTTCTTCACGAAGGGGAGCGTCTCTGTAAGCGCCAGTTGGGACGTTGAGAGGGAAAGCCTTTTCCTTCAGGTGATCCCCCTCCGTTCAAGGCTCTCCCACGGCTTGACGGTTCGCGCCGAGAACATCGAGTTCTACGACCAGTACGTGGTGAGCATAGAGCCGACCGGCAAGCTACCGCCTGGAATCAGGGGCATCGGAATAAACGCCCTGATTCTTGAGGATTTTTATCCCCTTGAGACTCCCTACTGGGGAATGCTCCACGAGGACTGGGAGGTCGAGCTCAACCTGCTCGTCATGAAGGACGAGGTTTACGATAGGCTGAGCCGCGAGGAGTACCGCTGCCCCGTCTGCTTCTCACCGCTGAGCGAGGAGAACGGGGTTTTGAAGTGCACCACGTGCGGCTTTACCTACGCTCCGGAGACGGACTTCGAGAGGGTCGTGGAGAGCTTTGGCGTGGAGGAGTTTGCGTTTTGA